One genomic region from uncultured Treponema sp. encodes:
- a CDS encoding methyl-accepting chemotaxis protein yields the protein MGVVSYYVSAGAVDEISSGIGSLEKMIQVQSKNVQQASSAIEQMIGNISSVNASVGKMISSFDQFEEHSNTGIANQSNVNEMILDIEQQSKILQDANLAIAGIASQTNLLAMNAAIEAAHAGEAGMGFSVVADEIRKLSATSSERSHSIGARLAKIQETIKGVVSLSNETLSEFSLVSDNIAETGQIVAQIKNAMEEHQIGSKQIIDALQSMNDSTAEVKSSSAKMSEDNRHILAKVKKLQSTALTIKDSMDRMQENSTAADESRKMLSAISGDITDSVKEIGGKIGLFKV from the coding sequence GTGGGAGTGGTTTCCTACTATGTTTCTGCGGGCGCAGTAGATGAAATCAGTTCGGGCATCGGGTCTCTTGAAAAAATGATTCAGGTTCAATCCAAAAATGTTCAGCAGGCATCTTCTGCAATTGAACAGATGATTGGCAATATATCTTCCGTGAATGCTTCCGTGGGCAAGATGATTTCTTCCTTTGACCAGTTTGAGGAGCATTCTAATACTGGAATTGCCAACCAGTCGAATGTAAATGAAATGATTCTTGACATTGAGCAGCAGTCGAAAATTCTTCAGGACGCAAACCTTGCGATTGCAGGCATTGCTTCGCAGACAAACCTTCTTGCTATGAATGCCGCGATTGAGGCAGCCCATGCAGGCGAGGCCGGAATGGGATTCAGCGTGGTTGCGGATGAAATTAGAAAATTGTCGGCAACTTCATCGGAGCGCTCACATTCCATAGGTGCGCGGCTGGCAAAAATTCAGGAGACAATAAAAGGCGTTGTCTCTCTTTCAAATGAGACATTGTCGGAATTTTCGCTTGTTTCAGACAATATTGCGGAAACAGGCCAGATTGTGGCGCAGATAAAAAATGCGATGGAAGAACATCAGATAGGCTCAAAGCAGATTATAGATGCCCTTCAGTCTATGAACGATTCTACTGCCGAAGTAAAATCTTCGTCTGCGAAAATGTCTGAGGACAACAGGCATATCCTTGCAAAAGTGAAAAAGCTTCAGTCAACTGCTTTGACAATAAAAGACAGTATGGACAGAATGCAGGAAAACTCCACGGCTGCAGATGAGAGCAGGAAGATGCTTTCTGCAATTTCCGGCGATATTACAGACTCAGTAAAAGAAATCGGCGGCAAGATTGGACTTTTCAAGGTGTAG
- the pta gene encoding phosphate acetyltransferase yields MDFVSQLKEKAKSAGKKIVLCEGEDKRVVEAAAKIVKEGIAKIILIGNADECAKAAPGVDLSGIELVDPATSTNTDKYAELLFKTREGKINKKTGQAEYPTVQDAKNYILKDRTMFGALILKAGDADGFVSGACHSTANTLRPGLQVIKTAPGIKTVSSSFIMVAPECGNKYIKEGVALLADCAINIEPSSEELADIAVATADTAKKIAGIEPRVAMLSFSTKGSGNDDKFFKSVPKVQEAVKLAQEKAPDLALDGEFQFDAAVAPEVGELKAPGSKVAGHANVFVFPNINAGNIGYKIAQRMGGWMAIGPVCQGFAKPLNDLSRGCNVDDIVATVAVTALQA; encoded by the coding sequence ATGGATTTTGTTTCACAGTTGAAAGAAAAGGCTAAATCGGCCGGAAAAAAAATCGTTCTTTGCGAAGGCGAGGACAAGCGCGTTGTTGAAGCGGCGGCAAAAATCGTAAAGGAAGGAATTGCAAAAATCATCCTTATCGGAAACGCAGACGAATGTGCAAAGGCAGCTCCGGGAGTTGACCTTTCAGGAATCGAGCTTGTAGATCCAGCAACAAGCACAAACACAGACAAGTACGCGGAACTTTTGTTCAAGACACGTGAAGGCAAAATCAACAAGAAAACTGGTCAGGCAGAATATCCTACAGTTCAGGATGCAAAAAACTACATTCTCAAAGACCGCACAATGTTCGGAGCTCTCATTCTCAAGGCTGGAGACGCAGACGGATTTGTAAGCGGCGCTTGCCACTCAACTGCAAACACATTGCGCCCGGGACTTCAGGTTATAAAAACAGCTCCTGGAATAAAAACAGTTTCATCAAGTTTTATCATGGTTGCCCCGGAATGCGGAAACAAATACATAAAGGAAGGCGTTGCTCTTCTTGCTGACTGCGCAATCAACATCGAGCCTTCAAGTGAAGAGCTTGCTGACATCGCAGTTGCGACAGCCGACACAGCAAAGAAAATTGCAGGAATCGAGCCAAGAGTCGCCATGCTAAGCTTCAGCACAAAAGGAAGCGGAAACGACGACAAGTTCTTCAAGAGCGTTCCAAAAGTTCAGGAAGCTGTAAAACTTGCTCAGGAAAAAGCGCCGGACTTGGCATTGGACGGAGAATTTCAGTTTGATGCCGCAGTTGCTCCAGAAGTTGGCGAGCTAAAAGCTCCGGGAAGCAAAGTTGCAGGACACGCAAACGTTTTTGTATTCCCAAATATCAACGCAGGAAACATCGGCTACAAGATTGCCCAGAGAATGGGCGGCTGGATGGCGATTGGACCTGTATGCCAAGGATTCGCAAAACCGCTTAACGACCTTAGCCGCGGCTGCAACGTTGACGACATTGTTGCAACAGTAGCAGTTACAGCATTGCAGGCATAA
- a CDS encoding DUF4258 domain-containing protein has translation MESNNISLKKIQELCKEHKIRWTRHILTRLIQRGISQADVENAIMNGRIIEQYADDYPVPSCLILGKTESNQSLHICCSSNEKYIWMITAYYPSSESWNENFDTRKKTGGL, from the coding sequence ATGGAATCAAATAATATCAGTTTGAAAAAAATACAGGAACTTTGCAAAGAGCATAAAATCCGCTGGACAAGGCACATTCTTACAAGGCTTATTCAACGTGGAATTAGCCAAGCTGATGTTGAAAATGCTATAATGAACGGCAGAATTATAGAACAATATGCAGACGACTATCCAGTGCCAAGCTGTCTTATTCTTGGCAAAACAGAATCAAACCAAAGCCTGCACATTTGTTGCAGTTCAAACGAAAAATATATATGGATGATAACTGCATACTATCCTAGTTCAGAAAGCTGGAACGAAAACTTTGATACAAGAAAAAAGACAGGAGGACTATAA
- a CDS encoding type II toxin-antitoxin system MqsA family antitoxin, protein MKNENCFFCKGEMKEDITTFMADLGKCIVIIRNVPCLKCPQCGEELFTDEVAKNIEKIVNKLKESVTEIAVTDYKTAA, encoded by the coding sequence ATGAAAAATGAAAACTGCTTTTTCTGCAAAGGAGAAATGAAAGAAGATATTACAACATTCATGGCAGACCTTGGAAAATGCATTGTAATTATCCGCAATGTTCCTTGTCTAAAATGCCCTCAATGCGGCGAAGAACTTTTTACTGATGAAGTCGCAAAAAACATCGAAAAGATTGTAAACAAGCTAAAGGAAAGTGTTACAGAAATTGCTGTTACTGACTACAAAACAGCAGCATAA
- a CDS encoding small multi-drug export protein has product MLKNFLWVFFISMVPLIELRGAIPVSQALKLPVISSYIVSIIGNMIPVPFIFLFARKFLEWGQDKRLVGGICRFFLLRGTAAGEKMQAKAGRGLYFALFLFVGIPLPGTGAWTGTLAASLLDLDGKKTSLAVMGGVLLAGVIMLVLTLLGFGAANAVAG; this is encoded by the coding sequence ATGTTAAAAAATTTTCTTTGGGTGTTTTTTATTTCGATGGTGCCGCTTATTGAACTTAGGGGCGCGATTCCTGTTTCGCAGGCGTTAAAATTGCCGGTGATTTCTTCTTACATTGTCAGCATAATTGGAAATATGATTCCTGTTCCTTTTATTTTTTTGTTCGCAAGAAAGTTTTTGGAGTGGGGTCAGGACAAGCGTCTTGTGGGCGGAATCTGCCGTTTCTTTTTGCTCAGGGGAACTGCTGCCGGTGAAAAAATGCAGGCAAAAGCTGGACGCGGGCTTTACTTTGCGCTTTTTCTTTTTGTAGGAATTCCGCTTCCGGGAACTGGAGCTTGGACTGGAACTCTTGCGGCTAGCCTTCTGGACTTGGACGGAAAAAAGACATCTCTTGCCGTTATGGGAGGCGTTTTGCTTGCCGGCGTGATTATGCTTGTTTTGACATTGCTGGGATTCGGAGCTGCAAACGCAGTCGCAGGATAA
- the lysS gene encoding lysine--tRNA ligase translates to MSERNEKELCHWADQQASRIIKQKGDLDLYTCASGITPSGTVHIGNFREIITVDLIVRALRDRGKNVRFIYSWDDYDVFRKVPGNMPQPEVLEKYLRYPITMVPDTFGRDENYARHHEVDIETQLPRVGIHPEFLYQASRYRANRYTEGMKKALQNRELIKECLNEYRDEQHKMKPEDIYWPIAAFCCKCNKDETEILDYDGEYGVTYKCKACGHEEKGDLRTSKEFKLGWRVDWPMRWNEEKVVFEPGGKDHISPGGSYDTAKLVSKKVFGWDAPVTMKYDFVKLKGVPGKMSSSKGKVISLVDALEVYQPEVLRYIFAMNKVDHEFSISFDLDVVTIYEAYDKTERIAWGIDKAKNEDLFLKEKRIYELSQIENGMPKVQPYQIGFRLLTTLLQTYSGDIDAVIASLKDVKEEQKETLRRRCECAWYWIKESAPDCAPDFCFTLREDGSKAEDISGEMLTAVRRVRDEVVPRLDTFAVDKECQQAMYDIATELGLESKALFTALYHALIGKDQGPRLASFFRIIGKEKLQKILSVY, encoded by the coding sequence ATGTCAGAAAGAAACGAAAAAGAACTTTGCCACTGGGCAGACCAGCAGGCTTCAAGAATTATCAAGCAGAAAGGCGACCTTGACCTTTACACCTGCGCTTCTGGAATTACACCGAGCGGAACTGTTCACATTGGAAACTTCCGCGAAATTATTACTGTTGATTTGATTGTGCGCGCTCTCCGTGACCGGGGCAAGAATGTGCGCTTTATTTATTCTTGGGACGACTACGATGTTTTCAGAAAAGTTCCGGGCAATATGCCTCAGCCGGAAGTTCTTGAAAAATATCTGCGCTATCCAATCACAATGGTGCCAGATACTTTTGGACGCGATGAAAACTATGCGCGCCATCACGAAGTTGATATTGAAACTCAGCTACCGCGCGTTGGAATCCATCCTGAATTTTTGTATCAGGCGAGCCGTTACCGCGCGAACCGTTACACAGAAGGAATGAAAAAGGCATTGCAAAACCGCGAGCTTATAAAAGAATGCCTGAACGAATACCGCGACGAGCAGCATAAAATGAAGCCAGAAGACATTTACTGGCCAATAGCCGCTTTCTGCTGCAAATGCAATAAGGACGAAACTGAAATCCTTGACTACGATGGCGAGTATGGCGTTACATATAAATGTAAGGCTTGCGGACACGAAGAAAAAGGCGACCTTCGCACTTCAAAAGAATTCAAGCTGGGCTGGCGTGTTGACTGGCCGATGAGATGGAACGAAGAAAAAGTTGTATTCGAGCCGGGCGGAAAAGATCACATTTCTCCGGGCGGAAGCTACGACACTGCAAAACTTGTAAGCAAGAAAGTTTTCGGCTGGGATGCTCCAGTTACAATGAAGTACGACTTTGTAAAGCTCAAAGGTGTTCCGGGAAAAATGTCGTCTTCAAAAGGAAAAGTAATTTCGCTTGTTGATGCTCTTGAAGTTTATCAGCCTGAAGTTTTGCGCTACATTTTCGCCATGAACAAAGTTGACCACGAGTTCAGCATCAGCTTTGACTTGGACGTTGTTACAATATACGAAGCTTACGACAAGACAGAGCGAATTGCCTGGGGAATCGACAAGGCAAAGAACGAAGATTTGTTCCTCAAGGAAAAACGCATCTACGAACTTAGCCAGATTGAAAACGGAATGCCGAAAGTTCAGCCGTATCAGATTGGATTCCGCTTGCTTACAACTTTGCTTCAGACTTATTCAGGCGACATCGATGCGGTTATTGCTTCCCTTAAGGATGTAAAAGAAGAACAGAAGGAAACTTTGCGCCGCCGCTGTGAATGCGCTTGGTACTGGATTAAAGAAAGCGCTCCAGACTGCGCTCCGGATTTCTGCTTTACTTTAAGAGAAGACGGTTCTAAGGCTGAAGATATTTCCGGTGAAATGCTGACTGCTGTGCGCCGTGTGCGTGATGAAGTTGTTCCTCGCCTTGATACTTTTGCGGTTGACAAGGAATGCCAGCAGGCGATGTACGACATTGCGACAGAACTCGGTCTTGAGTCAAAGGCGTTGTTTACAGCTTTGTATCATGCTTTGATTGGAAAAGATCAGGGACCGCGCCTTGCAAGTTTCTTTAGGATTATCGGAAAAGAAAAACTTCAGAAAATCCTGAGCGTATATTAA
- a CDS encoding phosphoglucomutase has product MEHNMILSASGWRKVFAESMDAEDTSPKIGEANSFLCLLIAETFAEYIISKTEKKEPSVVVATDTRPTGKEIALNVIQGLCACGIKVVFLGTAAAPEIMAYSRKHDGFLYISASHNPIGHNGIKFGLNNGGVLEAGESKKLAESFAAKCNSAGAEDHALSLAFKTQKAQVENVYAKCAKYKKQSLAAYEKFIKTVIAGSSKNLFQHKLFNILKKAAQKNPLSIVCDMNGSARATSIDKKFIPESGIGFIPFNEDKIVHAIIPEPENLVHCAKKINELQKEGNKSALLGYMPDCDGDRGNVVYWNGKEAKTVPAQEVFALCVMSELTFEYWKNPDTKNLAVAVNCPTSMRIDKICASLNAKVFRAEVGEANVVNLAREKRSEGFNVRIFGEGSNGGNITYPSAVRDPVATIFALVKLLALRDTKNKIGLFHLWCKMSGQEEKYNDNFTLNDVISTLPEYTTTGVSESRAVLQVKTQDKGKLKENFRKEFISSWEEKKEQLKNEYGISSYEAFTTNGTKETAADQNWNNANGGLKVKFLDSSNQPVAFIWMRPSGTEPVFRIMCDVKGNKTQEEKALLEWETELLQKADIES; this is encoded by the coding sequence ATGGAACACAATATGATTTTATCGGCGTCCGGCTGGAGAAAAGTTTTTGCAGAAAGCATGGATGCGGAAGACACATCGCCAAAAATCGGAGAAGCAAACAGTTTTCTCTGCCTTTTAATCGCAGAAACATTCGCTGAATATATAATTTCAAAAACAGAAAAAAAAGAGCCGTCAGTTGTCGTGGCAACAGACACCCGCCCCACAGGAAAAGAAATCGCGCTCAATGTAATTCAAGGACTTTGCGCCTGCGGAATAAAAGTTGTTTTTCTTGGAACTGCCGCCGCCCCGGAAATAATGGCGTACTCAAGAAAGCATGACGGATTCCTCTACATTTCAGCAAGCCACAATCCAATAGGACACAACGGAATAAAATTCGGTCTGAACAATGGAGGCGTTCTTGAAGCCGGGGAATCAAAAAAACTCGCAGAAAGCTTTGCAGCAAAATGCAATTCAGCCGGAGCAGAAGACCACGCACTTTCACTTGCATTCAAAACGCAAAAAGCACAAGTTGAAAATGTGTACGCAAAATGCGCCAAGTATAAAAAACAGTCTCTTGCCGCCTACGAAAAATTTATAAAAACCGTAATAGCCGGAAGCTCCAAAAATTTATTTCAGCACAAGCTGTTCAACATTTTAAAAAAGGCAGCGCAGAAAAATCCGCTTAGCATTGTGTGCGACATGAATGGTTCTGCCCGCGCAACTTCAATAGATAAAAAATTTATCCCGGAAAGCGGAATCGGTTTTATTCCATTCAACGAAGATAAAATTGTCCACGCAATAATTCCAGAGCCAGAAAATCTTGTGCATTGCGCGAAAAAAATCAACGAGCTTCAAAAAGAAGGAAACAAATCCGCCCTGCTTGGTTATATGCCTGACTGCGACGGCGACCGTGGAAACGTTGTCTACTGGAACGGCAAAGAGGCAAAAACCGTGCCGGCACAAGAAGTGTTCGCGCTGTGCGTAATGTCGGAACTTACGTTTGAATACTGGAAAAATCCGGACACAAAAAATCTTGCGGTAGCTGTAAACTGCCCTACTTCCATGAGAATTGACAAAATTTGCGCCAGCCTGAATGCAAAAGTATTCCGCGCGGAAGTTGGAGAAGCAAACGTAGTGAACCTTGCGCGAGAAAAAAGAAGCGAAGGCTTTAACGTAAGAATATTCGGGGAAGGAAGCAACGGCGGAAACATAACATACCCTTCCGCAGTACGGGATCCGGTTGCAACAATTTTTGCCTTGGTAAAACTCCTTGCGCTGCGGGACACAAAAAATAAAATCGGACTGTTTCATTTGTGGTGCAAGATGTCCGGACAGGAAGAAAAATACAATGACAACTTTACGCTCAACGATGTTATTTCCACACTGCCTGAATACACAACAACTGGCGTAAGCGAAAGCCGCGCAGTTCTTCAAGTAAAAACGCAGGACAAAGGCAAGCTCAAGGAAAACTTCAGAAAAGAATTCATTTCATCTTGGGAAGAAAAAAAAGAGCAGCTCAAAAATGAATACGGAATTTCAAGCTACGAAGCGTTCACGACAAACGGCACAAAAGAAACTGCCGCTGACCAAAACTGGAACAATGCGAACGGCGGACTAAAAGTAAAATTCTTGGACAGTTCAAATCAGCCTGTCGCATTTATCTGGATGCGTCCAAGCGGAACAGAGCCAGTCTTTAGAATTATGTGTGATGTAAAAGGAAACAAGACGCAAGAAGAAAAAGCCCTGCTCGAATGGGAAACAGAGCTTCTGCAAAAAGCGGACATTGAATCCTAA
- a CDS encoding Cof-type HAD-IIB family hydrolase, with amino-acid sequence MAKLPSCALDVKLIALDLDDTLLDSNRKISDKNVQVLQECARRGIYVVLCSGRAEDGILPFVRRLDIAGSEFGKFIIAINGCSVFDMHERRQIYTCSVDSSVLLKANSEAEKMGLRSEVYSPDTIFYAEKTSWTRKDVDMCGLKGKVIDDYETFLREKKFPKMLVPGEPETLQVLQKKLKEELGDSAVIFTSKPYFLEILPPNCGKGESINWLADYIGIPRSSTMGFGDSMNDESMIVKCGYGVCMSNGIDYIKNAADFITEKDNDSSGVGDFIEKYVL; translated from the coding sequence ATGGCAAAGCTTCCTTCTTGCGCTCTTGATGTAAAGCTTATTGCGCTTGACTTGGACGACACTCTTTTGGATTCAAATCGGAAAATCAGCGACAAAAATGTGCAGGTGCTGCAGGAATGCGCTCGCCGCGGAATTTATGTTGTGCTTTGCTCTGGGCGCGCGGAAGATGGAATTCTGCCTTTTGTGCGCAGACTGGACATTGCTGGCAGTGAGTTCGGAAAATTCATAATTGCAATAAACGGTTGCAGCGTTTTTGATATGCACGAGAGAAGGCAGATTTACACTTGCAGCGTTGATTCTTCTGTTCTTTTAAAGGCTAATTCCGAAGCTGAAAAAATGGGGCTTAGAAGCGAAGTTTATTCCCCGGACACAATTTTCTATGCGGAGAAAACTTCTTGGACGCGCAAGGACGTTGATATGTGCGGCTTGAAAGGCAAAGTCATAGACGACTACGAAACTTTCCTGCGTGAAAAAAAATTTCCCAAGATGCTTGTTCCGGGCGAGCCTGAAACTCTTCAAGTGCTGCAAAAAAAACTCAAGGAAGAGCTTGGAGATTCCGCCGTTATTTTTACAAGCAAACCGTACTTTCTTGAAATCCTTCCGCCGAACTGCGGAAAAGGCGAATCGATCAACTGGCTTGCTGACTACATTGGAATTCCGCGCTCATCTACAATGGGATTCGGAGACAGCATGAACGATGAAAGCATGATTGTAAAATGCGGCTACGGCGTGTGCATGAGCAATGGAATTGACTACATAAAAAACGCCGCTGACTTTATCACAGAAAAAGATAACGACTCAAGCGGCGTTGGCGACTTTATAGAAAAATATGTTTTGTAG
- a CDS encoding AAA family ATPase — protein MQEKLKVIKNSKIHVFSAKIEKDNIYNCDVRIGESLKTFASSVSSYKKRYIYEGIKNFIYNETHDKVFILYGLRRTGKTTLIRQIVYNMLEDNFSKSVFIQINSNNTLSDVNKDLKALEAKGYKYVFIDEVTLMEDFIDGAALFSDVFAASGMKIVLSGTDSLGFIFSEDEQLYDRCILLHTTFIPFREFYDILGIQSIDEYIKYGGTMSRSGENYSNSIFGTKQSTDEYVNTAIARNIQHSLKNYQYEDHFRNLYELYEKHELTNVINRIVEDMNHRFTIDVLTRDFKSHDFGLAQRNVRNDRNNPTDILDTVNKPKLIKNLMKALEILNKENQTVEIKDVHRKEIKEYLDMLDLTCDIPVVSMADLNNRAFLTVFSQPGLRYSQAESLVKSLMMDDVFKNISAIDRKRVTDKILDDVKGRILEEIVLLETKKANPEKDIFKLKFAVGEFDMVVYDSENVNCKIYEIKHSKEISKEQYHHLVDTKKCEQTEFRYGKILSKVVLYRGKNLETEEGILYRNVEEYLLELGKH, from the coding sequence TTGCAGGAAAAATTAAAGGTGATTAAGAATTCTAAAATTCATGTTTTTTCGGCAAAGATTGAAAAAGATAATATCTATAATTGTGATGTTAGAATTGGAGAGTCTCTAAAAACTTTTGCGTCATCTGTAAGTTCTTATAAAAAACGTTATATATATGAAGGCATAAAAAATTTTATATACAATGAAACGCATGATAAGGTGTTTATTCTTTATGGCTTGCGAAGAACTGGAAAAACTACTTTAATCCGTCAGATTGTTTATAATATGCTGGAAGATAATTTTTCTAAATCAGTTTTTATTCAGATAAATTCAAATAATACGCTTTCTGATGTAAACAAGGATTTAAAAGCGCTGGAAGCTAAAGGCTATAAATATGTCTTTATTGATGAAGTTACACTGATGGAAGATTTTATTGATGGAGCTGCGCTTTTTTCTGATGTTTTTGCTGCTAGTGGAATGAAGATAGTTCTTTCTGGAACAGATTCTCTTGGTTTTATTTTTTCTGAAGATGAGCAGCTTTATGATCGATGCATTCTTTTGCATACAACATTTATTCCGTTCCGAGAGTTTTATGATATTCTTGGAATTCAAAGTATTGATGAATATATTAAATACGGCGGCACAATGAGCCGTAGCGGTGAAAATTATAGTAATTCAATTTTTGGTACAAAGCAGAGTACTGATGAATATGTAAATACTGCAATTGCCAGAAACATACAGCATTCGCTTAAAAATTATCAATATGAAGATCATTTTAGAAATCTTTATGAGCTATATGAAAAACATGAGCTGACAAATGTAATCAATAGAATTGTAGAAGATATGAATCATCGTTTTACTATTGATGTTTTGACGCGCGATTTTAAATCCCATGATTTTGGCTTGGCGCAAAGAAATGTCCGTAATGACAGAAATAATCCTACAGATATTCTTGATACTGTTAATAAACCGAAGCTGATAAAAAATCTTATGAAGGCTTTGGAAATTTTAAATAAAGAAAATCAGACTGTGGAAATAAAGGATGTTCATCGCAAGGAAATTAAAGAATACTTGGATATGCTGGATTTGACTTGTGATATTCCTGTTGTTTCTATGGCTGATTTGAACAATAGGGCTTTTTTAACCGTTTTTAGTCAGCCGGGCTTGCGTTATTCGCAGGCGGAATCTCTTGTAAAAAGTCTTATGATGGATGACGTTTTTAAAAATATTTCCGCAATTGATAGAAAAAGAGTTACAGATAAAATTCTTGACGATGTAAAAGGTCGTATTCTTGAGGAAATTGTTTTGCTGGAAACTAAAAAAGCTAACCCTGAAAAAGATATTTTTAAGCTTAAGTTTGCTGTAGGTGAATTTGATATGGTTGTCTATGATTCTGAAAATGTTAACTGTAAAATATATGAGATTAAGCACAGCAAAGAAATTTCCAAAGAACAGTACCATCATCTTGTCGATACAAAAAAATGTGAACAGACAGAATTTCGCTATGGTAAGATTTTGAGCAAGGTAGTTTTATATAGAGGAAAAAACTTAGAAACAGAAGAGGGGATTTTGTATAGAAATGTGGAGGAATATCTTTTAGAACTTGGCAAACATTAA
- the ettA gene encoding energy-dependent translational throttle protein EttA yields MAKTVDDKKIIYTMDRVSRAYGTKVVLKDISISYYYGAKIGVIGENGAGKSSLFKILAGVDNDFTGETHLLPGFTMGYLEQEPQLEAGKTVKEIVMEGVKPITDLLAEFDKVNEAFGDPDADFDKLCARQAELQEKLDAADAWNLDTNLELAMDALRCPPADQVVDVLSGGERRRVALCRLLLQQPDILLLDEPTNHLDAETVAWLERHLRDYKGTIIAITHDRYFLDNVAGWILEMDRGEGYPFKGNYSEWLEAKEKRLEQEEKQASVRQREMKEELEWIHAGAKGRQAKHKEHITKYEQLLAEEQKRVQLKDSQISIPAGPRLGSLVIEANGLTKSFGDKLLFENLDFAIPAGAVVGVVGPNGAGKTTLFKMLAKAATGEGEETPDSGTIKVGDTVKLVYVDQMRSKLDPNKTVLELLSGGADLIKLGAVDEKGRPVNGALREVNAHAYCSWFNFNGAEQNKKISVLSGGEKNRLNMGLMFKEAGNVLLLDEPTNDLDISTTRSLEEAINSFAGCVLVISHDRYFLDRICTHILAFENNSEVKWFEGNWSEYVEWKKNVLGIDDDHPHKTMYRKLTR; encoded by the coding sequence ATGGCAAAGACTGTAGACGATAAGAAAATTATTTACACAATGGATCGGGTTTCCCGCGCTTACGGGACTAAAGTTGTTCTTAAAGACATAAGCATTTCATATTATTACGGAGCAAAAATCGGCGTTATTGGTGAAAACGGCGCCGGTAAGTCTTCTTTATTTAAAATTCTTGCGGGCGTTGACAACGATTTTACAGGCGAAACTCATCTGCTTCCTGGATTCACAATGGGATACTTGGAGCAGGAGCCGCAGCTTGAAGCAGGCAAGACTGTAAAAGAAATTGTAATGGAAGGCGTAAAGCCGATTACAGATTTGCTTGCTGAATTCGACAAAGTGAACGAGGCGTTTGGAGACCCTGACGCTGACTTTGATAAGCTTTGCGCAAGACAGGCGGAGCTTCAGGAAAAACTTGATGCCGCGGACGCTTGGAATTTGGACACAAACCTTGAGCTTGCAATGGACGCATTAAGATGTCCTCCAGCTGATCAAGTTGTGGACGTGCTTTCTGGAGGTGAACGCCGCCGTGTTGCTTTGTGCCGCCTTCTTCTTCAGCAGCCGGATATTCTGCTTTTGGACGAACCTACTAACCACCTTGACGCAGAAACTGTCGCCTGGCTTGAACGCCACCTTCGTGACTACAAGGGCACAATCATTGCGATTACTCACGACCGCTACTTCCTTGACAATGTTGCCGGCTGGATTCTTGAAATGGACAGAGGCGAAGGCTATCCGTTTAAAGGAAACTATTCTGAATGGCTTGAGGCAAAAGAAAAGCGTCTTGAGCAGGAAGAAAAGCAGGCTTCAGTCCGTCAGCGCGAAATGAAAGAAGAGCTTGAATGGATTCACGCAGGCGCAAAAGGTCGTCAGGCAAAGCACAAGGAGCATATCACAAAGTACGAGCAGCTTTTGGCGGAAGAGCAGAAGCGTGTTCAGCTTAAGGACAGCCAGATTTCAATTCCGGCAGGACCTCGTCTTGGAAGCCTTGTAATTGAAGCGAACGGACTTACAAAATCATTCGGCGATAAACTGCTTTTTGAAAATCTTGACTTTGCAATTCCGGCTGGTGCTGTTGTTGGTGTTGTAGGACCGAACGGAGCAGGAAAAACTACTTTGTTCAAAATGCTTGCAAAGGCTGCCACCGGCGAAGGTGAAGAAACTCCGGATTCCGGCACGATAAAAGTCGGCGACACAGTAAAGCTTGTGTACGTGGATCAGATGAGAAGCAAGCTTGACCCGAACAAGACTGTGCTTGAGCTTCTTTCTGGAGGAGCTGACCTTATAAAGCTTGGCGCGGTTGATGAAAAAGGACGGCCTGTAAACGGAGCGTTGCGCGAAGTGAATGCCCATGCGTATTGCTCTTGGTTCAACTTTAACGGCGCGGAGCAGAACAAGAAAATCAGCGTGCTTTCCGGCGGAGAAAAAAACAGGCTGAACATGGGGCTTATGTTCAAGGAAGCGGGAAACGTTTTGCTTTTGGACGAGCCTACAAACGACCTTGACATTTCTACAACACGCTCGCTTGAAGAGGCAATCAACAGTTTTGCTGGCTGTGTTCTTGTAATAAGCCACGACCGCTACTTCCTTGACCGTATCTGCACTCACATTCTTGCGTTTGAAAACAACAGCGAAGTCAAATGGTTCGAAGGCAACTGGAGCGAATACGTAGAATGGAAGAAAAACGTTCTTGGCATTGACGACGACCATCCTCACAAGACCATGTACCGCAAGCTCACAAGGTAA